In Nicotiana tabacum cultivar K326 chromosome 19, ASM71507v2, whole genome shotgun sequence, one DNA window encodes the following:
- the LOC107779205 gene encoding U-box domain-containing protein 3-like isoform X1, translating to MLQDRLMELTSVRCLINSISRFIHLVTCLTSKTMPGQKSYKNIATLLKLLKPVLDDIAQQKAPSDETISRQCEELDIAINEARELLEEWSPKKSKILWVLRSEPQLLKIQSIALKISHILSKLVESSPPTLSLSEIQHFIQELQNCEVGKISKHINMALEGGKVLRSESLTEIIHSLNLASHEELLNECIALEKERMKAKDNKTRGDLDKITVSIDLFSHIRDCMLELDTFKAIDGIKIPPYFRCPLSLELMVNPVIIASGQTYDQTSIQKWLDHGLTTCPKTLQALAHSNLIPNYTVKALIENWCEENKVRLDDGNFESTHDGISSKSGHLIDMDNVRGSSETSNSTSRLCLQGGQAFESQKIDCTSEISEEELSACRIREAEKSGHTSPGISYNHSRSESVSSAVSSIDYLPSASTDVSRISSKHDNVSDTSGEVQCDYRVSSPCNKSVGNSPNLSARQYHSSKTMGGMAVNGLHNHARQLSLPTKSMSDDLTTSSHVEKLIRDLDSHSTEVQTTAAAELRFLAKHNMENRAIIGRCGAIAPLISLLHSVVKLTQEHAVTALLNLSINEDIKAIIAEQGALEPLIHVLRTGNAGAKENAAAALFSLSLLEEYRKKIGRSGAVKALVDLLGSGTIRGKKDAATALFNLSIFHENKARIVQAGAVKHLIRLLDPSNELVDKAVALLANLSTIAEGCLAIAREGGIPSLVEIVETGSQRGKENAAAILLQLCLNSPKYCRLVLQEGAVPPLVALSQSGSPRAKEKAQQLLSHFRSQREGATGRGKS from the exons ATGCTCCAG GACAGGTTAATGGAGTTGACATCTGTAAGGTGCCTTATAAACAGTATCTCTCGATTCATTCATCTTGTGACGTGTCTAACATCAAAGACTATGCCTGGTCAAAAGAGTTATAAAAATATTGCGACTTTGTTGAAGCTTTTAAAACCGGTACTTGATGATATTGCTCAACAAAAAGCTCCTTCAGATGAAACCATATCAAGGCAGTGTGAAGAACTGGACATAGCCATTAATGAAGCTAGAGAATTACTGGAAGAATGGTCTCCTAAGAAGAGCAAGATTCTCTGG GTTTTGCGGAGCGAGCCACAATTGCTGAAAATCCAGAGCATTGCACTCAAGATATCTCACATTTTAAGTAAATTAGTAGAATCATCACCACCCACTTTGAGTCTTTCTGAAATTCAG CACTTCATACAGGAACTTCAAAATTGCGAAGTGGGGAAAATATCAAAACACATAAACATGGCTCTTGAAGGAGGAAAGGTTCTTCGCTCTGAAAGTCTGACAGAAATCATTCACTCCCTTAATTTGGCATCTCACGAAGAACTGTTGAATGAATGTATTGCATTAGAGAAGGAGAGAATGAAGGCTAAAGATAATAAAACAAGAGGAGATTTGGATAAGATCACCGTTTCCATTGACCTCTTCTCTCATATTCGTGATTGTATGCTTGAACTTGACACCTTCAAGGCCATAGATGGTATTAAGATCCCTCCTTATTTCCGGTGTCCTTTGTCTCTGGAACTGATGGTGAATCCAGTCATTATTGCTTCAGGCCAAACTTATGATCAGACTTCCATTCAAAAATGGCTGGATCATGGACTAACTACATGCCCCAAAACCCTCCAAGCGCTCGCACATTCAAATCTTATCCCAAACTACACTGTTAAGGCTCTGATAGAAAATTGGTGTGAGGAAAACAAGGTGAGGCTGGATGACGGGAATTTTGAGTCCACTCATGATGGAATCTCATCAAAATCTGGACACCTTATTGACATGGACAACGTGCGAGGTTCTTCAGAAACTAGCAATTCAACATCAAGACTCTGTCTTCAAGGTGGACAAGCTTTTGAAAGTCAGAAGATTGATTGCACTTCTGAAATAAGTGAAGAAGAATTAAGTGCATGCCGTATCAGGGAGGCTGAAAAATCTGGCCACACATCCCCAGGGATTTCCTATAACCACAGCAGGAGCGAATCAGTATCAAGTGCTGTTTCCAGTATTGATTATCTTCCCTCGGCATCAACTGATGTCTCCAGGATATCAAGCAAACATGATAATGTGAGTGATACATCTGGAGAGGTACAATGTGATTACCGCGTTTCTTCTCCGTGTAACAAGAGTGTTGGGAATTCTCCTAATTTATCTGCAAGGCAATATCACAGCTCCAAAACAATGGGTGGGATGGCTGTGAATGGACTCCACAACCATGCTAGACAACTTTCTTTACCAACAAAATCAATGTCTGATGATCTGACCACGAGTTCCCATGTTGAAAAGCTTATTAGAGACTTGGATAGTCATTCAACTGAGGTGCAAACGACAGCTGCAGCAGAATTGCGGTTTCTGGCAAAGCACAACATGGAAAACCGAGCTATTATAGGCCGCTGTGGGGCTATTGCTCCACTCATCTCTTTGCTACACTCTGTTGTGAAGCTAACTCAAGAGCATGCTGTCACAGCACTACTAAACTTGTCAATAAATGAAGACATCAAGGCCATTATTGCAGAACAAGGGGCGCTTGAACCCCTTATCCATGTCCTGAGAACAGGAAATGCTGGAGCAAAAGAGAATGCTGCGGCAGCTCTTTTTAGTCTGTCTCTTTTGGAAGAGTACAGGAAAAAGATTGGGCGTTCTGGAGCAGTTAAAGCCTTGGTTGATCTTCTTGGTTCGGGTACCATCAGAGGGAAGAAAGATGCTGCTACAGCATTATTTAACCTGTCAATATTTCATGAAAATAAGGCTCGCATTGTTCAGGCTGGGGCTGTGAAGCATCTCATTAGGTTGTTGGACCCTTCAAATGAATTGGTCGATAAGGCTGTTGCTCTTCTTGCAAATTTGTCTACCATTGCAGAGGGCTGCTTAGCTATTGCCCGAGAAGGAGGTATACCATCACTAGTCGAGATTGTTGAAACCGGATCTCAGAGGGGAAAGGAAAATGCTGCCGCAATACTGCTGCAACTGTGTCTCAACAGTCCCAAGTATTGTCGATTAGTGTTGCAAGAAGGTGCTGTTCCACCACTTGTTGCATTGTCTCAGTCGGGCTCCCCAAGAGCAAAGGAGAAG
- the LOC107779205 gene encoding U-box domain-containing protein 3-like isoform X2 yields the protein MELTSVRCLINSISRFIHLVTCLTSKTMPGQKSYKNIATLLKLLKPVLDDIAQQKAPSDETISRQCEELDIAINEARELLEEWSPKKSKILWVLRSEPQLLKIQSIALKISHILSKLVESSPPTLSLSEIQHFIQELQNCEVGKISKHINMALEGGKVLRSESLTEIIHSLNLASHEELLNECIALEKERMKAKDNKTRGDLDKITVSIDLFSHIRDCMLELDTFKAIDGIKIPPYFRCPLSLELMVNPVIIASGQTYDQTSIQKWLDHGLTTCPKTLQALAHSNLIPNYTVKALIENWCEENKVRLDDGNFESTHDGISSKSGHLIDMDNVRGSSETSNSTSRLCLQGGQAFESQKIDCTSEISEEELSACRIREAEKSGHTSPGISYNHSRSESVSSAVSSIDYLPSASTDVSRISSKHDNVSDTSGEVQCDYRVSSPCNKSVGNSPNLSARQYHSSKTMGGMAVNGLHNHARQLSLPTKSMSDDLTTSSHVEKLIRDLDSHSTEVQTTAAAELRFLAKHNMENRAIIGRCGAIAPLISLLHSVVKLTQEHAVTALLNLSINEDIKAIIAEQGALEPLIHVLRTGNAGAKENAAAALFSLSLLEEYRKKIGRSGAVKALVDLLGSGTIRGKKDAATALFNLSIFHENKARIVQAGAVKHLIRLLDPSNELVDKAVALLANLSTIAEGCLAIAREGGIPSLVEIVETGSQRGKENAAAILLQLCLNSPKYCRLVLQEGAVPPLVALSQSGSPRAKEKAQQLLSHFRSQREGATGRGKS from the exons ATGGAGTTGACATCTGTAAGGTGCCTTATAAACAGTATCTCTCGATTCATTCATCTTGTGACGTGTCTAACATCAAAGACTATGCCTGGTCAAAAGAGTTATAAAAATATTGCGACTTTGTTGAAGCTTTTAAAACCGGTACTTGATGATATTGCTCAACAAAAAGCTCCTTCAGATGAAACCATATCAAGGCAGTGTGAAGAACTGGACATAGCCATTAATGAAGCTAGAGAATTACTGGAAGAATGGTCTCCTAAGAAGAGCAAGATTCTCTGG GTTTTGCGGAGCGAGCCACAATTGCTGAAAATCCAGAGCATTGCACTCAAGATATCTCACATTTTAAGTAAATTAGTAGAATCATCACCACCCACTTTGAGTCTTTCTGAAATTCAG CACTTCATACAGGAACTTCAAAATTGCGAAGTGGGGAAAATATCAAAACACATAAACATGGCTCTTGAAGGAGGAAAGGTTCTTCGCTCTGAAAGTCTGACAGAAATCATTCACTCCCTTAATTTGGCATCTCACGAAGAACTGTTGAATGAATGTATTGCATTAGAGAAGGAGAGAATGAAGGCTAAAGATAATAAAACAAGAGGAGATTTGGATAAGATCACCGTTTCCATTGACCTCTTCTCTCATATTCGTGATTGTATGCTTGAACTTGACACCTTCAAGGCCATAGATGGTATTAAGATCCCTCCTTATTTCCGGTGTCCTTTGTCTCTGGAACTGATGGTGAATCCAGTCATTATTGCTTCAGGCCAAACTTATGATCAGACTTCCATTCAAAAATGGCTGGATCATGGACTAACTACATGCCCCAAAACCCTCCAAGCGCTCGCACATTCAAATCTTATCCCAAACTACACTGTTAAGGCTCTGATAGAAAATTGGTGTGAGGAAAACAAGGTGAGGCTGGATGACGGGAATTTTGAGTCCACTCATGATGGAATCTCATCAAAATCTGGACACCTTATTGACATGGACAACGTGCGAGGTTCTTCAGAAACTAGCAATTCAACATCAAGACTCTGTCTTCAAGGTGGACAAGCTTTTGAAAGTCAGAAGATTGATTGCACTTCTGAAATAAGTGAAGAAGAATTAAGTGCATGCCGTATCAGGGAGGCTGAAAAATCTGGCCACACATCCCCAGGGATTTCCTATAACCACAGCAGGAGCGAATCAGTATCAAGTGCTGTTTCCAGTATTGATTATCTTCCCTCGGCATCAACTGATGTCTCCAGGATATCAAGCAAACATGATAATGTGAGTGATACATCTGGAGAGGTACAATGTGATTACCGCGTTTCTTCTCCGTGTAACAAGAGTGTTGGGAATTCTCCTAATTTATCTGCAAGGCAATATCACAGCTCCAAAACAATGGGTGGGATGGCTGTGAATGGACTCCACAACCATGCTAGACAACTTTCTTTACCAACAAAATCAATGTCTGATGATCTGACCACGAGTTCCCATGTTGAAAAGCTTATTAGAGACTTGGATAGTCATTCAACTGAGGTGCAAACGACAGCTGCAGCAGAATTGCGGTTTCTGGCAAAGCACAACATGGAAAACCGAGCTATTATAGGCCGCTGTGGGGCTATTGCTCCACTCATCTCTTTGCTACACTCTGTTGTGAAGCTAACTCAAGAGCATGCTGTCACAGCACTACTAAACTTGTCAATAAATGAAGACATCAAGGCCATTATTGCAGAACAAGGGGCGCTTGAACCCCTTATCCATGTCCTGAGAACAGGAAATGCTGGAGCAAAAGAGAATGCTGCGGCAGCTCTTTTTAGTCTGTCTCTTTTGGAAGAGTACAGGAAAAAGATTGGGCGTTCTGGAGCAGTTAAAGCCTTGGTTGATCTTCTTGGTTCGGGTACCATCAGAGGGAAGAAAGATGCTGCTACAGCATTATTTAACCTGTCAATATTTCATGAAAATAAGGCTCGCATTGTTCAGGCTGGGGCTGTGAAGCATCTCATTAGGTTGTTGGACCCTTCAAATGAATTGGTCGATAAGGCTGTTGCTCTTCTTGCAAATTTGTCTACCATTGCAGAGGGCTGCTTAGCTATTGCCCGAGAAGGAGGTATACCATCACTAGTCGAGATTGTTGAAACCGGATCTCAGAGGGGAAAGGAAAATGCTGCCGCAATACTGCTGCAACTGTGTCTCAACAGTCCCAAGTATTGTCGATTAGTGTTGCAAGAAGGTGCTGTTCCACCACTTGTTGCATTGTCTCAGTCGGGCTCCCCAAGAGCAAAGGAGAAG